The following are encoded together in the Bactrocera neohumeralis isolate Rockhampton chromosome 6, APGP_CSIRO_Bneo_wtdbg2-racon-allhic-juicebox.fasta_v2, whole genome shotgun sequence genome:
- the LOC126763302 gene encoding protein sprouty gives MDRRNGGDILAPPRPPKHLPRVHRPRAPEPETMLNGSQTKPEWQQQQQQQQQQQQQQREQEQKQKQRQMSTTTSTATAATNTTSTEVAQCTISNNQPEQQQQQQQQPQQHNFNSNIYSSQYSITGADRGVGTNSRNDSVAVNGVTTLMQPEFEDYEIHHLTILPQRPTTLNLSRNSSHVSTTSSSTSSSSITAANTFTRRRQLPPTPGAAARLLVNNNTNNNNSSSSSSSNNNNVRSQSNNNGGLSGGLTGLLSHFHSTEPAAASSVTLAQPRPESQRLTNEYVDTPFRNAAPNAGLPNQLQLQHASRAQHPAGQHDGGQTTTHHLLLLPQREFRQQQQQQQQQHLQHQHQHQVHSNRLAGTVASTTVTAGIDGTDGFLHSHHNHKTPMPTAATTTCPHTGKVIPVAPNGHGSSSSSGLGSFTSSLNAQQSFTPAITKQPASTTSQTSHIGSNNCKFAKNLPAFDDLLTMHNIATGISTPQGMISAVHGASPLGTPIILGSSGDTSSLNQLLCPRCGHCRCEQCQSPPHLPQTWLCNKTCLCSAESVIDYVSCLCCAKALFYHCARDNDMDCDDGSGTPCVDNPCSCGPYKRTQRWGWLGALSLVLPCLWLYWPMRGCVSFCEKCYGRIVGRGCRCQQTDSPTNIIPISQLGLNGNGSSGTASILSGNNGGSDSLKSANGHHHHNHHHHHNHHMRKGDLTPKKRLLDSNGEY, from the coding sequence ACAACGTCGACAGCGACAGCAGCAACGAACACGACGAGCACCGAAGTAGCGCAATGTACAATTAGTAATAACCAGCcagagcaacagcaacagcaacagcaacagccgcAGCAGCATAATTTTAATAGCAACATTTATTCAAGTCAATATAGTATTACGGGGGCAGATCGAGGTGTTGGTACAAACAGTCGAAATGATAGTGTTGCCGTTAATGGTGTTACAACATTAATGCAACCAGAGTTCGAGGACTACGAGATTCATCATTTGACGATACTGCCGCAGCGACCGACCACACTGAATCTCAGCCGCAATAGCAGTCACGTGAGCACCACATCCTCTTCGACATCATCATCGTCCATAACTGCGGCGAATACGTTTACACGCCGCAGACAATTGCCGCCTACCCCGGGTGCTGCTGCACGACTACTTGTAAAtaacaatacaaacaacaacaacagcagcagcagtagcagtagcaacaacaacaacgtacgTAGCCAATCGAACAATAACGGTGGCTTAAGTGGTGGTCTCACTGGTTTACTCAGTCATTTCCATAGCACCGAACCAGCTGCTGCTTCATCAGTCACGCTGGCTCAACCGCGACCCGAGTCCCAGAGGCTCACCAACGAGTACGTCGATACTCCGTTCCGAAACGCTGCACCCAATGCTGGCTTACCGAATCAACTGCAGCTGCAACATGCTTCCCGCGCGCAACATCCGGCGGGACAGCATGATGGTGGCCAAACGACAACGCACCAtctgttgttgctgccacagcGAGAATTCcgtcaacagcagcaacaacaacaacaacaacacctgcAGCACCAGCATCAACATCAGGTACATTCGAACCGCTTGGCGGGAACAGTGGCTTCGACGACCGTCACGGCGGGCATCGACGGCACAGACGGCTTCTTACATTCGCATCATAATCACAAAACGCCTATGCCCACTGCAGCGACAACAACCTGTCCACATACTGGCAAGGTGATTCCAGTCGCGCCGAATGGGCACGGTAGCAGCAGTAGCAGCGGATTGGGCAGCTTTACCAGCTCCCTGAACGCGCAACAGTCATTTACTCCGGCAATCACCAAACAACCCGCCTCAACGACCAGCCAAACGTCGCACATCGGCAGTAATAATTGCAAATTTGCTAAAAATCTTCCCGCATTCGACGACTTGTTAACCATGCACAACATAGCGACGGGCATTTCCACGCCACAGGGTATGATATCCGCTGTACACGGCGCCAGTCCGCTTGGTACACCCATCATACTGGGCAGTAGCGGTGATACATCCTCATTGAATCAGCTGCTTTGCCCACGATGCGGTCATTGCCGTTGCGAACAGTGCCAAAGTCCACCCCATCTGCCGCAAACGTGGCTCTGCAATAAGACCTGCCTATGCAGTGCCGAATCGGTCATCGATTATGTGTCGTGTCTGTGTTGCGCCAAAGCATTATTCTACCATTGCGCACGCGACAACGACATGGACTGCGATGATGGTTCCGGCACACCGTGCGTTGACAATCCCTGCTCATGCGGACCCTACAAACGTACGCAGCGTTGGGGTTGGCTGGGCGCACTATCGCTCGTACTACCCTGCCTTTGGTTGTATTGGCCTATGCGCGGCTGCGTATCCTTCTGTGAGAAATGTTACGGACGGATTGTGGGCCGCGGTTGTCGCTGTCAGCAGACGGACTCGCCAACCAACATTATACCGATATCACAGTTGGGCCTTAACGGAAACGGAAGCAGCGGTACGGCAAGCATTTTAAGCGGCAACAATGGTGGTAGCGATTCATTGAAATCAGCCAATGGACATCATCATCATAACCATCATCACCATCACAATCATCATATGCGAAAGGGCGATCTAACGCCTAAGAAACGACTGCTCGATTCAAATGGCGAATACTAA